The Pseudomonas sp. FP2309 genomic sequence CGCCAAGGGCGACATCGGCTGGTGGGCGGCGGCACAGTTGCCGATCCGCCCGGCAGGCGCCGCGGCCGGGTTTATCCTCGACGGCAGCACCGCCCAGGCCGACAAGCTGGGCTTCTACCCCTTCAGCGCCAACCCCCAGGAAGAAAACCCGGCACGCGGGTATGTGGTGTCGGCCAACGCCCAGCCGGTATCGCCCACTGGCATGGAGATCCCCGGCTATTACAACCTGGCCGACCGGGGCCAGCAGTTGAACGCGCAGTTGAGCGACAAAAGCGTGAAGTGGGATGTGGATAACAGCCAGGCCTTGCAACTGGGCACCACCACCGCGTTCGGCCCGCGCCTGCTGGCACCGCTGTTGCCGGTACTGCGTGAGGTGGTCAAGGACCCGGCGCAATTGAAACAGGTGGAGCAATTGGCCACGTGGAAAGGCGACTACCCACTCGACTCCACCAGCGCCACGCTGTTCAACCAGTTCCTGTTCAACCTGGCGGATGCAGCTTTCCACCCGAAGCTGGGCGATGCCATGTTCAAGACCCTGCTCAGCACCCGCGTGATCGACGCCGCCCTGCCACGCCTGGCGGCCGACCCTGCTTCGCCCTGGTGGGACGGCAAACGCGCCGACACCGTCAAACTTGCCTGGGACAACAGCCTGGCGCACCTCAAGGCCGCCTTCGGCGACGACCCGGCCCAATGGCAATGGGGCAAGGCCCACACCCTCACCCACGGCCATCCGCTCGGTTCGCAAAAACCCTTGGACCTGATCGTCAACGTCGGCCCCTTCCCGGCGCCCGGCAGCCACGAAGTGCCGAACAATCAGTCGGCCCCTATCGGCCCGGCGCCTTGGCCGGTGACCTACGGGCCGTCGACCCGCCGTCTGATCGACTTCGCCGACGTGGCCCATGCCCTGACCATCAACCCCGTCGGCCAAAGCGGGGTACCGTTTGACCGCCACTACAGCGACCAGGCGCAAACCTACATCGAAGGTGGGTACGAACAGGCGCACTTCACCGACGAGGAAGTCACGGCGAATACCCGCGGCACGTTAAAGCTGATGCCTGCCCGATAGCTCGGCCCGGCAGGTGCCGGGCGTAGCCGAGTCGAAGTGCAAGCAAATGTGGGAGGGGCCTGCCCCGATAGCAGGGAGTCAGTCACTGCAGCATCGACTGATCCACCGCCATCGAGGGCAAGCCCCCTCCCACCTTTTGCGCCTGTTACGGCCGTTAGACCGGCGCCGGAGCCCGACGCTTGTCCGGCTGTTGCCAGCCATCTGCGGCGGCTTCTTCAATCGCCTGCTGAATGGCCTTCTTGCGGTGTTCCTCGGCACGACGGCTGAAGAACCACACCAGGAAGGTCACCAGCGACACCGCCAACAGGATCAGGCTCGCCACGGCGTTGATCTCGGGCTTGACCCCAAGGCGCACGGCCGAGAACACTTCCATCGGCAAGGTAGTCGAGCCCGGGCCCGACACGAAGCTGGCCAGTACCAGGTCATCCAGGGACAGCGCGAACGACATCATGCCGCCCGCCGCCAGGGACGGCGCGATCATCGGGATGGTGATCAGGAAGAACACCTTCCACGGCCGCGCCCCCAGGTCCATCGCCGCTTCTTCGATCGACAGGTCCAGCTCACGCAAGCGCGCCGACACCACCACCGCTACGTACGCGGCACAGAAGGTGGTATGGGCGATCCAGATGGTGACAATGCCACGCTCCTGGGGCCAGCCGATCATCTGCGCCATGGCCACGAACAGCAGTAATAGCGACAGACCGGTGATCACTTCCGGCATGACCAAAGGCGCCGTCACCAGGCCGCCGAACAGCGTGCGACCCTTGAACTGGCTGATGCGCGTAAGCACGAACGCCGCCAAGGTGCCCAGTGCCACCGCCGCCACCGCCGTATAGCAGGCGATCTCAAGCGAACGCGCCACCGAGCCCATCAGTTGGGTGTTGTCCAACAGGCCCACGTACCACTTGATCGACCAACCGCCCCACACCGTCACCAGCTTGGATTCGTTGAACGAATAGATCACCAGAATCAGCATCGGCAGGTAGATGAACAACAACCCCGCCACCAGCATGAAGCTTGAGAAACTGACGCGCTTCATATCTTGCCCTCCATTTCTTTGGCTTGGCTGCGGTTAAACAGAATGATGGGCACGATCAAAATCGCCAGCATCACTACCGCCAGGGCAGACGCCACCGGCCAGTCACGGTTGTTGAAGAACTCTTGCCACAATACTTTACCGATCATCAGGGTTTCCGGGCCGCCGAGCAGTTCCGGAATCACGAACTCGCCCACCACCGGGATAAATACCAGCATGCAGCCGGCGATGATGCCGTTCTTGGACAGCGGCACGGTGATCTTCCAGAAGCTGTTGAAGGTGCTCGAACCCAGGTCAGAGGCCGCTTCCAGCAGGCTCTGGTCATGCTTCACCAGGTTGGCGTACAGCGGCAGGATCATGAACGGCAGGTACGAATAAACCACGCCGATATACACCGCGATGTTGGTGTTGAGGATCTGCACCGGCTCGTTGATCAGCCCCATGGACATCAGGAAACCATTGAGCAGGCCGTTGTTGCTGAGGATGCCCATCCAGGCGTACACACGGATCAGGATCGCGGTCCAGGTCGGCATCATGATCAGCAGCACCAGCACGGTCTGCATCTCTTTGCGCGCGGTGGCAATGGCGTAGGCCATCGGGTAGCCGATCAGCAGGCACAGCAGCGTGCTGAAGAACGCCATTTTCAGCGAACCCAGGTAGGCGGCGATGTACAGCTCGTCACCGGCGAGCAAACCGTAGTTGGCCAGGTTCAGCACGACCTGCAGCTTTTGCTCAACGTAGGTGTAGATCTCGGTATACGGCGGGATCGCCACGTCGGCTTCGGCAAAGCTGATTTTCAGTACGATGAAAAACGGCAGGGCAAAGAATAGGAACAGCCACAGGAACGGTATCCCGATGACCACCTGCTTGCCGCTGGGGACGATGCGGTGCAAGCGCCGCTTGAGCTTTTTCATGTTCATGAGCGAAGTACCACGCCGCTGTCGTCTTCCCACCAGACGTACACCTGATCACCCCAGGTCGGCCGCTGGCCGCGGCGCTCGGCGTTGGCGACGAAGGACTGCACCAGCTTGCCGCTTGGCAGTTCCACGTAGAACACCGAGTGGCCGCCCAGGTAGGCGATGTCGTGCACCTTGCCACTGGACCAGTTGTGTTCGCAGGTCGGCATTTCGGTGGTCACCAGCAGCTTTTCCGGACGAATCGCATAGGTCACCGACTTGTCTTCCACCGAAGTGGGGATGCCGTAGCCTACGTAGATATCGCGGTCCAGGTCCGGGCACTTGAGCACCGCGTGGCCTTCGGCATCGTCCACCACTTGGGTGTCGAAGATGTTGACGTTGCCGATGAACTCGCACACCAGGCGGCTGGTAGGCGTTTCGTAGATGTCGATCGGGCTGCCGATCTGGGCGATCCAGCCCAAGTGCATGATCGCAATGCGCTCGGCCATGGTCATGGCCTCTTCCTGGTCGTGGGTCACCATCACGCAGGTCACGCCCACGCGCTCGATGATCTCCACCAACTCAAGCTGCATCTGCGAGCGCAGCTTTTTGTCGAGGGCGCCCATGGGCTCATCGAGCAGCAGCAGTTTCGGGCGCTTGGCCAGGGAACGCGCCAGGGCCACACGCTGGCGCTGGCCGCCGGACAACTGGTGCGGCTTGCGCTTGGCGTATTGGCTCATCTGCACCAGCTTGAGCATCTCGGCCACACGAGCGTCGACCTCAGCCTTGGGGATCTTGTCCTGCTGCAGGCCGAAGGCGATGTTCTGCGCGACGGTCATGTGCGGAAACAAGGCGTAGGACTGGAACATCATGTTGATCGGCCGCTCGTAGGGCGGCATGTCGGTGATGTCCACACCGTCGAGGTAGATGCGACCTTCGGTGGGGCGTTCGAAGCCTGCGAGCATGCGCAGCAACGTGGATTTGCCCGAACCCGAACCGCCGAGCAAGGCGAAGATCTCGCCTTTCTTGATTTCCAGGGACACATCGTCCACGGCAATCGTCTCGTCGAACTTCTTTGTGACCCGGTCGATTTTGACCAGCACCTTTTTCGGTGTCTGGTCGCCCTCGAGGGCTTTCTTATAGGCGCCGGAGGCAACTGCCATTTACGAAACTCCCAAAAAAAATGGTGCAGTTCGCCCGAGGCGGACGAACCCAGGATAATTTGAGCCTTACTTGCCCGTCTTGATCTTGGTCCAGCTACGGGTCATTAAACGTTGCACTTTCGGGGGTAGCTCGAAGTTGACGAATGTCCGCTCGAGAACCGCCTGCGGTGGGTAAACCGCTTCGTCGGTGCGTATCGATTGCTCCATCAGTTTGTCCGCCCCTGGGTTAGGGTTGGCATAACCGACGTAATCACTGACCTGGGCGATGACCTCAGGTTGCAGCAAATAGTTGATGTAGGCATGGGCCTCTTTGACGTTGGTGGCATCCTTGGGGATCGCCAGCACGTCAAACCACAGGTTGCCGCCTTCTTTCGGAATCGCGTAGGCGATGTTCACGCCCTTGCCCGCCTCTTTGGCGCGGGCCTTGGCCTGGAACACATCACCCGAGAAACCGGCCGCCACACAGATGTTGCCGTTGGCCAGGTCCGAGATGTATTTGGAGGAATGAAAGTAGGTCACGTAGGGCCGCACTTTAAG encodes the following:
- a CDS encoding ABC transporter permease subunit — protein: MKRVSFSSFMLVAGLLFIYLPMLILVIYSFNESKLVTVWGGWSIKWYVGLLDNTQLMGSVARSLEIACYTAVAAVALGTLAAFVLTRISQFKGRTLFGGLVTAPLVMPEVITGLSLLLLFVAMAQMIGWPQERGIVTIWIAHTTFCAAYVAVVVSARLRELDLSIEEAAMDLGARPWKVFFLITIPMIAPSLAAGGMMSFALSLDDLVLASFVSGPGSTTLPMEVFSAVRLGVKPEINAVASLILLAVSLVTFLVWFFSRRAEEHRKKAIQQAIEEAAADGWQQPDKRRAPAPV
- a CDS encoding ABC transporter permease subunit, with amino-acid sequence MNMKKLKRRLHRIVPSGKQVVIGIPFLWLFLFFALPFFIVLKISFAEADVAIPPYTEIYTYVEQKLQVVLNLANYGLLAGDELYIAAYLGSLKMAFFSTLLCLLIGYPMAYAIATARKEMQTVLVLLIMMPTWTAILIRVYAWMGILSNNGLLNGFLMSMGLINEPVQILNTNIAVYIGVVYSYLPFMILPLYANLVKHDQSLLEAASDLGSSTFNSFWKITVPLSKNGIIAGCMLVFIPVVGEFVIPELLGGPETLMIGKVLWQEFFNNRDWPVASALAVVMLAILIVPIILFNRSQAKEMEGKI
- a CDS encoding ABC transporter ATP-binding protein, which gives rise to MAVASGAYKKALEGDQTPKKVLVKIDRVTKKFDETIAVDDVSLEIKKGEIFALLGGSGSGKSTLLRMLAGFERPTEGRIYLDGVDITDMPPYERPINMMFQSYALFPHMTVAQNIAFGLQQDKIPKAEVDARVAEMLKLVQMSQYAKRKPHQLSGGQRQRVALARSLAKRPKLLLLDEPMGALDKKLRSQMQLELVEIIERVGVTCVMVTHDQEEAMTMAERIAIMHLGWIAQIGSPIDIYETPTSRLVCEFIGNVNIFDTQVVDDAEGHAVLKCPDLDRDIYVGYGIPTSVEDKSVTYAIRPEKLLVTTEMPTCEHNWSSGKVHDIAYLGGHSVFYVELPSGKLVQSFVANAERRGQRPTWGDQVYVWWEDDSGVVLRS